GGGCCAACCTCAACCTGATCGGCCGCCGTTGACATTTGCAAAGGACGATGTACGGCGGGAGCGCTGACTTTTCCTAATGCATCATTTGTGAAGATGGTCAAAGTCTCGTAGCACGCCTTTGTCACTGTACACACTCACCGAGAGCGCGACGTCATACAGCTTTGCCACACACTATGTTGACGGCGTTGGAGATGCCATTGCTACTCGTTGCTAAAGTGCACGGCACGAAACGTTGCAATTGCGAATATGAACAGATTTATTGGAGCCTTTTAAAATAACAAATAAATAGATCAGCGCATCAtataagggcatcttcaatgccGACCCTTAAACTGCTCGTAACCGTCTGGCTCATGCTGTCCGCGCCGCGGAAGTCGTCCAACGTCGACCTGTGTCGGTCTCCGGGGTGGTCTGGACGTGATTTCTCCGGCAAACCGAAGACAAAACTGGAAAAGGTTtgctggagtccggaccgatcccaagcccGTTTCTTGACCGCTCTGGCCCACCACCAACCCCACTCCCTCCACTCGCGCGCGCACGCCGTCTGGCGCCAGCAGCCTgcattcatgccgctgtagagcgcGCCGCTCCGCATTGAAGGCGGCTTagggcggacacgacctctcactacaTGCGCCATTGAAGCGCCGCACCGACCGAGGGCATCGCCTGTTGCACACCCGGCTGGACACGCCTCCTCGCCACATTCATACGCCTCCATTAAACTTCACGTGGAatccgagaaacctactccggccacacatttgttcatgagcgggccggcaTTACATGCAATGCCGGCCAAGCACCTCCCGTTCGCCCTCAAACGATGCCAGAcgtcgggcaagaatcgcacccctccgccgctcccccatctcctccttcaccactctTCTGATGCCCTCCGAAGACCAGTTCTCTAGCATACAAGCCGGCAGGGTTGCCCGCCAAGCTCACCAGATACGAGCGAGGCAGCTCACAGCTCCACCTCCCTCGTCTAGCCCGACGAAGCCAGTTGCcgcccaagccggcgcgtggtacaacaactcgccgctccaggtcagctcgatgaggagtggcaagTTGCTCCATGCCGGCATGGCGGGGAGCACAGTggcacgggcatcgtcgctgccATCGACGATGCCGCGTCAGACTATGCCTCCCGTGTCTGCAACCGTGCCTCTAGTGTCTGCGACCGCGCCTtgtaggcagagacagaagccgggtgcccggagagcgacgagtcggtcgCCAGGGCCTCCACGTCCGCCACCATCACCgtggagaagtagaacacgggaggctgctgcctcttgggtcccatgaaggcccaCCACCGAGGTGAGACGGTGTCTTGCCCAGTTTTTATCTTGTGAGGACCTCAATCGATCCCACACGGGCTCCGTGGAAGCGTAGGCGCCACCTTCCCCTCCCACTAAAGCATCAACCCGGGGTTCCACTCCGATGAGCGGTGGGGAAGTGAGcaatcctttgcgctgaagcatattcTCGGCAATCCGGTGATCAGGCTGCCGGATATGAGGAAGACAAAAGGATCTGCGggtggccatttagattaggtattattATACCTCCAGAGGCGGACTAACACCACTTAGTTAATTAAATgcaatgaaatccgtcatgtttatatgaaaattcgtcatttttatatgaaatccctcatgtttatatgaaatccggcagtgtttgcatgaatttcatccggttggttcgaattgttgtgaaaatgtatgcggctagcATTGGATGGCGTCCTCCCGCATCCGTGTTCATGGACTGGTCCCCCTGTCTGCGGACGGATGCGGGATAATTTTTGCCGGTTgctattggagatgccctaataagCATGTGATTGTCCACACTTGCTACTTACTATTAATGTAGTTGATGTACTGACTAGGTTTTAAGTACAAAGCAAATCAAAAATATCGACAACTTGCTAACATATCATTGTAGCTCTTCGTGGACGAGCACAAGTTATTAATCCAACAAGAACCTAATGATGCGGGCAAACCTTTCTATGGGCTTATTCTTCAACAAATACAAAAGGCTTTCAATAGATTTATTTTTTATGATACATTATGGTAGACGTAGGATACGAAGTCCATAGCCCATCTTACAAGTCGGGGCCACCCTTCCACCGACTAGTTCACTGCTTTAGGATGCTTCTCCCATGCGGAACATTGCCATGTTATCCATTTGAACATTTATGAGATTAGGAGGAGGAAGAGATGTATCTGAAAGAGAGCTTGAGGGAGTGCTTGTTGCAACCTGAAATATGAGGCCCGCCTATCACATTCCACCCAAATAAGTTCTAAAATCCGATAAAATCCAGGATATCATGTTGCAAAGATTGTCAAATAAATCACAACCAAATAAACTATTCATAGATTTCCAGTAAAAGTATAAAATTTGTAATTAAAAGATTAATTGCCTAAATATGCTTGGAGTGGTTGAAATCGCCACATATCGTCAAACATATTTTGCTAAGCCAATTTTTTGTAATTTTTTCGCACTGGCTTTTGCTCGATTTAAATTTATGTGGCAATTTTTTCTATTTTCGCGTACACGCTACATAAACTCAGGATACGGAATCCTTACATATAATCGATTATAAAATTTTGTGACTAATACAAGTTGGGGCATGTTTTAAGTTGGTTCACATTTGCTATGAAGCAACATCCATGTGCATTGCACATTTTCAACTTCGCCGCCTTTTTTCCTTCCAAACTGAACATGATTTGTGCCCACATTAATACTAAATAAAAGAGAGGCCTCCctctctgatttctattaaagaaaccattTGGTTCACTTTGGAAACTACCCTTAACAAGCACTACCATCCTTGCAACATTCATCAACAACACTACCAAAAGAGCGAGACCTGAGAGCGGACAACTCAACATGAAGATAGAGATAGACTCGAGCACACAACATTTTACAAACCTTAAGAGATAAACTAAGAACCAGACTTTGGAAAGTGATCAAACTAGACTAAACTCAAACATGGAACAAGAAATGCCAGTGAACAGATGCATCTAGGGAATCAGAGAGAACAAGTTGCACCACCAGGTGAAGTCACAATGAAAGATCAGCTTTAGCCACTAATCCTGAGCACTCATGGACGCCACCCTTGTGATGTCGATACACCTCACTTGCCACTTGTTCTATAATTCTTGCCCCCGGCATCAACACCTTTCCATTTTCCTCACTTATCTGCAAAAATGCCTAATTAGTAATCCAATGACATATCTGTGCGAGGAGAATAATTGGATCACTAACCATTTTCTATTGAAAACAATATCATTTCTGCATCTCCAAATGGTCCAGAAGATGGCGGAGAGACCAACTATAACAATTTTTTACTACCAAATCATACATTTAAACTATCGATAATAGTTCTTAAATCAAAGACACATTCTAAAGAAACTCCACACCAATCTAGCAAGAGAGCATTGGAAAAATAAGTGATCAATGCCTTCGTCTTGTCCATAAAACACACAACATTTGCTACCTTTCCAACCACTTCTCTGCAAATTATCTCTGGTCAATGACCATTAACCATAGAAATATTTTGATTTTCCATAAGAACCTGTCTGAAATCGTGGTTGTCTGTAGAGCGACTTGAAAGTGAAGATACCATCAACACATTTGTGTCCACATGTGACATGACAAAGAGTAAGAGACGTTGAAGAAAGAAAACTTAAGGCACATTTTTATTAACCGGACCAAAACCCACTAAAGAAAATACATCATCCACAGAGATACGAAGGAGGGGAGGGTAAAGCATGGAGGCAATTTGGAGCATTAGCATCAGACATGATGGAGGTGCCCGCACTCGACACACCTTCTACGGGACGAAAACATACTAACACTGCTTAAAAAAACAATGAAAAAGTGCTACAAATCCACCAACAAAACGACTGACAACGATCGGCATTGTTTAAGGGCACACTAGTTTCCCATTGCATTCTCACCCAGTAATTTGAAAATCTGACAAAATCGAGGATCTTAGGACGTAAATCTAGTAAAATGCACCTCGAAAGATAAATTCACCGGATAAAATGGCGACAAAAAATGTACTAAAAGTAtacaatttgttttttttttttgctggtAAAATAGCAGTATACAATTGGATTTCAGAAGGTTCACAAAAAATATTGATATGTACTAATGTATACAATTTGGCTTTAGAAGATTAGCCAAAAGTCTAATGGTACCAGTAGTGTACAGTTTGATACTACGTACGTAGGTAAAATCTATCTATTTTAAAACATGATTGTGTGAACAGCTCAAATATCGTCATAACCAGCCGTCAGCAGTGCCTAATCAACCCATGCAAGGCATTTTCTCACTCACTCGCCTGTTCCCACGATAAGAAAGTGATGCGCGTGGACATGCACGTCCTAGCTACTCCTATAAAAGGTACCGCACCAAACAACGTCAAACACCGGAGCACGAGAACTCAACCCAGACACAGCGCCCTCATCTCCGTCGTCGTTCTCCGAGGAGAGCAAAACATTCTTGCGACACCCGCCATGGCGCCGAGGCTGGAGCGCGGCTGTAGCGGCTTCCAGCTCCCGAACTCCGAGCTGGAGGACTCCCTCTTCCTCCGCGCCCTCATCTCCGTTGTAAACGGAGACGCCGTCGTCCCCACGCTGCACCTCGAGCCGTCGTCCACGCCGCACTTTGCCGCTGCAGTTCCTGCGTGCGCCAGCTGCGGCGTGGACGGGTGCATCGGCTGCATGTTCGCTGctgcggcggcgccggccggcTCGAGCAGCGAGGGCGAAGGATGCTCCGCCGCGAGCTTTGTgaagggcggcggcgtggggaagatcacgcggaggaggagccggagcAAGTTCAGGGGCGTGAGGCAGCGGTCGTGGGGGAAGTGGGCCGCGGAGATCCGCGACCCGCACCGCGCCGTGCGCAAGTGGCTCGGCACCTACGACACCGCCGTGGATGCCGCCCGCGCCTACGACCTCGCGGCGCTCGAATTCCGTGGCCACCGCGCCAGACTCAACTTCCCGGCCGCGCCCGCATCGTCGTCGTCGTTGGCTTCTGTTTCTGATTCTTCTTGGGCGGCTGCGCAGTTGTAGAACTTGCCGGGCAGTTCTCGCGAGAACTGGGGGTCAAAATGTGTCGTCGCGAGAACTTGCCGGTGTAGGTAGGACAACTGGAGGCGAGGGAGCAGAAGATCATGACGCTGGATAATGACAACTTTGTGATCCATGTTTGGATGATTAATTCATTCGCATATTTGAAAGGATGTTGTTTAATCCGAATCAATATTCGTCGGTAAGCCGCTGCCAAAGCCAGAGCACGTGCTTCAGAATTTGCCTATCTCCCCGTGAGGCCACTCCCTCTTCTTCAGCTTATTAATTTTCGCGGGTAATGTTCTTTTGCGACAATTTTCCTCAGTATAATATATATGAGCGGACTCGTTTGGTCATTCGACAAGTCAGATGATACCGGAACATTGGTGATACACAATTCTAAACTCGGCTCTAGAATCTTTTTCCTTGGCATCTCTCGTTCCAACATTCAGACACGGCTGCGAAACCTTTCGAAGCACAGGCAAACCACAACTCAAAGCGGTTGGATAACTATTTATTTTCAAACCACACAAAAACTTCTCAGGG
Above is a window of Triticum aestivum cultivar Chinese Spring chromosome 6B, IWGSC CS RefSeq v2.1, whole genome shotgun sequence DNA encoding:
- the LOC123134582 gene encoding ethylene-responsive transcription factor ERF109-like; translation: MAPRLERGCSGFQLPNSELEDSLFLRALISVVNGDAVVPTLHLEPSSTPHFAAAVPACASCGVDGCIGCMFAAAAAPAGSSSEGEGCSAASFVKGGGVGKITRRRSRSKFRGVRQRSWGKWAAEIRDPHRAVRKWLGTYDTAVDAARAYDLAALEFRGHRARLNFPAAPASSSSLASVSDSSWAAAQL